A genomic region of Saccopteryx bilineata isolate mSacBil1 chromosome 1, mSacBil1_pri_phased_curated, whole genome shotgun sequence contains the following coding sequences:
- the LOC136320854 gene encoding olfactory receptor 5B3-like, with protein MENRTEVTYFILLGLTHVLELQVPLFIMFTLIYLITMVGNLGTIVLIFWDSRLHTPMYFFLSNLSLVDLCYSSAVTPKVMAGLLIGNKVISYNACAAQMFFFGAFATAEIYLLSSMAYDRYAAVCKPLHYTTTMTTGVCVRLAIGSYIYGFLNASLYVSDIFSLFFCKSNVVNHFFCDVPAVMALSCSDTHISEVFIVFMSSFNLFTALLVILISYLFIFITILKMHSTHGHQKALSTCASHLTTVSIFYGTVIFMYLKPSSSHSMDTDKMASVFYSMVIPMLNPLVYSLRNKEVKSAFNAMIEKAHFSM; from the coding sequence ATGGAGAACAGGACAGAAGTGACATACTTCATCCTCCTTGGACTAACCCATGTCCTAGAGCTACAGGTCCCCCTCTTTATCATGTTCACTCTCATTTATCTCATCACTATGGTTGGGAACCTCGGGACAATTGTGCTGATTTTCTGGGACTCTCGTCTCCACACTCCTATGTACTTTTTCCTCAGTAACCTGTCTCTGGTGGATTTGTGTTACTCCTCAGCTGTCACTCCCAAAGTCATGGCTGGGTTACTTATAGGCAACAAAGTCATCTCCTACAATGCCTGTGCTGCTCAGATGTTCTTTTTTGGTGCCTTTGCCACTGCGGAAATTTATCTGTTGTCCTCCATGGCCTATGACCGCTATGCAGCAGTGTGCAAACCCCTACATTACACCACCACCATGACAACAGGCGTGTGTGTGCGTCTGGCCATAGGTTCCTACATCTATGGTTTCTTAAATGCCTCCTTGTATGTTTCAGACATATTCAGCCTTTTCTTTTGCAAGTCTAATGTGGTCAATCACTTTTTCTGTGATGTTCCAGCTGTCATGGCTCTCTCTTGCTCAGATACACACATAAGTGaggtatttattgtttttatgtccAGCTTTAATTTATTTACTGCTCTTCTGGTAATATTGATTTCTtacctatttatatttataactatCTTGAAGATGCACTCAACTCATGGCCACCAGAAGGCTTTGTCCACCTGTGCTTCTCACCTCACTACTGTCTCTATCTTCTATGGGACTGTCATCTTCATGTACCTAAAGCCCAGTTCCAGCCATtccatggacacagacaaaatggCCTCTGTCTTCTATTCTATGGTCATCCCCATGCTGAACCCTCTGGTCTACAGCCTGAGGAACAAGGAGGTCAAGAGTGCATTTAATGCTATGATTGAGAAGGCACACTTTTCAATGTGA